The sequence GACCGCAACCCAGGGGGCCGAGGTCACGCCCTCAGAGCCATGCGGGTAATTTCATGCCCGGGGCTGTCAAGACGCCCAAGTAAGGCTGGGGGCAGAATCAGGCTGAGGAACGCGGATAACTTgtgaggtggggaggaggcttcTCCCCATGACGGTGTGCGGGGGGCGCGCCCCTGTGGTGGAGCCCGGGTGTGGGGTTAGATCCCTGTGAGGCGACGCGGCTCCCGCCCCCGGCCATAGGCACGGGAccaagccccgcccctcccctcccctccacggGGACCCGGCTCCCTCAGCAAGCGCGTGAGCGTCACCTCACCGGACCAACGGTCACAGGCGGCAGCGCGAGCTCCGCCGGCTCGGGCGCCAGGCACCGGAGGGAACGCGCTGCCTGCGCACGCGGCGGGTTCGCTCAGGCTCGGGCTCGGTCTGTTTCTATCCCGCCAGGCGGCCACGGGCCCGGAGCAAAGGCTGGTTCCTTCGCCGGGTCTAAGCGCGGTGCCGCCAGCTGCCGTTTGGTGGAGGCTCCTCgaagcggggagggggaaggggcgctTTGCCACATAGGCATTgcggagaggagaggagaggaggggaggggaggtagcGACCGGCTGCGGGGGAAGCTGGCCAGGAACTGGGGGAGCTGGGAGTGACCCCCGAGCGGGAATTGGGGGAGCTGAGACACCCCCCTgacaggctgtggggggagcttggcaggagaggggggaactgagtcaccccccccccacaggctgtggggggagcttggcaggagaggagggagctgagtcacacacacacacacacacacaccacccccgacaggctgtggggggagcttggcaggagaggggggagctgagtcacacacacacacaccccacccccgacaggctgtggggggagcttggcaggagaggggggagctgagtcacacacacacacaccccacccccgacaggctgtggggggagcttggcaggagaggggggagctgagtcacacacacacacaccccacccccgacaggctgtggggggagcttggcaggagaggggggagctgagtcacacacacacacaccccacccccgacaggctgtggggggagcttggcaggagaggggggagctgagtcacacacacacaccccacccccgacaggctgtggggggagcttggcaggagaggggggagctgagtcacacacacacaccccacccccgacaggctgtggggggagcttggcAGGAGAGGGTGGAgctgagtcacacacacacaccccacccccgacaggctgtggggggagcttggcaggagaggggggagctgagtcacacacacacacaccccacccccgacaggctgtggggggagcttggcaggagaggggggagctgagtcacacacacacacaccccacccccgacaggctgtggggggagcttggcaggagaggggggagctgagtcacacacacacaccccacccccgacaggctgtggggggagcttggcaggagaggggggagctgagtcacacacacacaccccacccccgacaggctgtggggggagcttggcAGGAGAGGGTGGAGCTGAGTCACACACCCCCCaacaggctgtggggggagcttggcaggagaggggaagagctgAGACACTCGCCTGACAGGCTGTGGAGAAGCAGAGTCCCCCCCTCATAGGCAGCAGGGGAAGCAGGGCTGGAGAGGGGTGAGCCCAGGACCGGAGTGTAATTGCCCCTGTGCTGGGAGAAGTCCTGGCCTCTGTCAGCCTGGGCCTCACTATGGTTCTGGCTGAGACCTGGATCTCGCTCCTGCTGATGGTTGGCACCATGATGTTGGTAGGAGGGTGCCGGAAGCTAACCCAACGTCATATGTACACCCGACGCCCTCGCACGTTTCTCCTGGAGGTGTTTGCCACTTTCCAAATCTGTGCCTGCACCAATGAGCTCCGGCTGCTGGCCAATGTGCAGCCCAAGCCACATGTTGCCCTCACCCTCACCTACATTTTTACTGTCCTGCATGGATTGACACTGACTGGCAGCACATGCAACCCCTGTGGCACTCTGCAACAAATCTTGGATGGTGGGATCTCAGTCAAGCAAGGCGGGCTGAAGATTGGAGCCCAGTTCGCTGGTGCAGTGCTGGCCAGAATTTACATGCACCGCATCTGGTCCATGGGGATCATCAACGTGCATTCTGAGGCACTGTCCGAGGGCTGCTGTAATCCCATCCAAACCACTGAGACCCAGGCTTTTTGCATAGAGCTGCTCTTCTCCACCGTGTTCCAGCTGACCATACTGCAATTTGAGTCAATTAAACCCATGCTCAGAGTCCACCTAATTGCTCTTCTCATTACTATGCTGGTGTATGGAGGTtagttacctttttttttttgtcaatggTGGTCTCAAGTTATAGATATTTATGAATTATGTGATGTGTTAAAAAATGTGTGCATGCAAAATTGTTTCTGTAGTGCTGTTGTGCTTTACAGCTTACAAAAAACACTGAACAAAGGCCTTGATCCAGTAAGCTGAACCGGATAGGGATACTTCATTTGGACTCTGTATAGATGTAAAGGTCTACCTGCATAGATCCCattccaggattggggcctgagaATGAAGTGAAGTGAAATCTCTGTTCTAAAGAATTTGCAATCTATAACCATTTTATAATGGGTAAACTAAATATAAAGAATTTCTCCAGATggttcttttaaatattttactgaaacaaacagaaaaatcctttCATAATACAACTTTATATTACATGACATCTTTCATACAACTTGTGTCAATAcatttgcatcagtttaactacatcaTAATACATCAGGTacatcagaggttctcaacctttttctttgtgaggcacccccaacatgctataaaaacttcattgcctacctgtgccacaactctttttctgcatatccagtagattaaaagccagggcctgcgttagggggtagcaagcagggcaattgcctacCAGGACTCCAtgccacaaagctaagttgcacaggcttcggcttcagtgccgggccaggtggtggggcttggggcctCGGGCTTCTGCCCCACACAGCGGGGCTTGAACTTTccgccctgggctccagcaagtaTAATGCTGACCCTGCTTGGccgaccccctgaaacctgctcatggccccccacGGGGGCCcggacccctgattgagaactaCTGAGTAACATCAATGGGCAAATCCTTAACATAGTTATACTACTCACACGTAAAGCACGGTTTACACCAGTGTGATTTAATTAGGTATATTACACTGAGACTTCAGGTAAACCATGACTAGACCCCTGCAAATCGGTGGATATCCATGGACTATGTTTGAGGATCGCGGATTGgctgtggatacaaattttgtatccgtgcaggacTCTTAACCATGACCAGGAACAAATGTCTCTCAAGTGTATACACGGTAGTGTTAATTAGCAATCAATTAATTCAAGTTACAGCACAACCAGCAACTCTAGTCTAAACAAGACCAGGAAGAATGGAGCAAGTCCATAAAGATTTGCAGAAAAAAGTTTAGCAATTTTGAACTACATTCTGAAGTGAAATTTTGAGGACAAATGCAACGTGGTGATGCTTCCTAACAGATTTTAAGTGTCTCAtctgaatttttcagcaaaagtcTTAGAAGAGGGGTATACACTAGATTATAGTATTCTGACAGCATAAAATATAACACAAGATTCCTGATTAGtaacattcctctgctgtctagTAAATATATGTGTAAGCCAAAGTATGTGTCATGTCATCCCCTTAGTGGCTGGTCCTCgtagaggatagtggcctgttaCTGCTGTTAGTGAACTCAAGTGGTAGACTTCTGCACTGTGgatagggtgactagacagcaaatgtgaaaaatcaggacaggggtggggggtaataggagcctatataagaaaaagtccccaaaatcgggactgtccctataaaatcaggacatctggtcaccctaactgtggATCTAATGCTCTTGggttccagccctgctgatgatctatgcaggagatcagaatgGCTCAACGTGAGGgaatgtttgtatttttttaatttgttttttaaaaacattggaaTATTACGTataaaaaaactacattaaaagaacattaaggttacaaaatcaaccactcaaaagttaggaaattctaGAACTAAGGTTGCCTGAGCAGTCATAATTCATCCTTCTTTATGTAACATTATGATATAGTTGTTAATTACATGATTACCTGCTATTTGTTTTACTGGATCActgcctcatttagtgcacaggatggatacTGAATGAAGCAGTGGGTTGCAAGAAGAGAAAGAATGGTCTCCTGCTGTTAAGGCaattggactgggactctggagagctgagttctctttctgcctcagtcgTCCTATATTGGGCAAGACTGTTATAATGCATACATGAAAAGAGGCTGAATTGTGGTTGCCTAGGCAAACTTAATTATGGTATTTCTTAgcttgaatgcttgactttgcaaccttaatgttcttttcagATATTACTGAAAATCATGTATAGGTGAATGAGATAATCCTCAAATATAAAAATCATGAGGGATGAGTCCAAAAGCTTGTTTAGGCTTTGGGATCCTGATTCACAATGCTGCagattaatatttataaattattaaaccgGGCCATTTTCATTGTTATGTACTTCAAGATTCAGTTTTTTCTCCAACAAATACCAAATAGATTAGACCAGTGGTTATCAACCAGAAGTCTGGGGCCCACTGGGCGGCCCAAGCAGGTTTCAAGGGGTCTGCCAAGAGGGaccggcattagacttgctggggcccagggaagAAAGATGAATCCCCACTGTATGGGACTGAAGCCTAGGGCTGCAAGCCCCACTGCTCAAGGCTGATGCTGAAGTCTGAGCAACTAAGCTTTGTGGGGTCCCCTGTGGCGGGGGGccccccgggcaattgccctaaTTTCTGCCCCCAATgttggccctggcttttatatgcagaaaaacagttgttgtggcacaggtgggctgtgaaGTTTTTGTAGTACGTTGGGGGAGcctgaaagaaaaaggttgagaacccctggattagacCATAATATGGAGTAGtaatttgccatttttaaaattttacattattttacttGTGTTATAAAAAGTATACTAAATCTGTGAATTTGAACTAAGTTagatggtttgtttttaaaagccaaaTTGTGGGTGTACTTTTCAAACTGACATGTGCTTCAGTAATGAATGACCCAGATATATCAGAGTACATTTCTTATATGTCAGGCTTCAGCCTAAGGTGAATGTTTTATGACCTAGTAAACGTTCAAGAGCTTTGGGCTGCAAGTGTAGGTGTGACTATATTCTAAAAAgcgattgttttttaaaaaaaacaaacatgtttatTATTTGCTCCATAACAAATTTGTtttgtgtacattttttaaaacgattttttcctctatttttttctgttctggaCAGAGACTTGCATGCCGTAAAGTACCTAGCAGCATACTTGGGGACAATACCAAAGATAAACAGGGTTTATGAAGTTATAAGGCAACTTTCACCTGGGCATTTAAGCATAAACTGCTATCACCAACATTTTTCACTAGGATCCTAAAGTCTAGCTGGGTTATTTCCTTATATATAATTACCAGTAAACCTGACCCAAAAGAGTGGTGTTACACCTCAATTTATTTTAACTACCACTAATATACGTATCAGATGGGTCGAATTAACTGCTGATGATGTGCAAGAAAGTTAGAAAAATCATCATTGTTATTTGTAAACTGAATGACTTTTAtagggagtgactgagagagAATAAATTTGGAAGCCCTCAATGTCATATTCTTTCACTTTTTGAAAGTACAAACAGCTTTTATAAAAACTAACCTTTTCTGCCTTGTTACTCTTCATATAGTATTTATGGAAGTACCAAAAAACACGTGAGTAATTGGTCCCATGTAATTTAGGTctttaaatattttctgtttgaaGGAAGGCACTTATATTTAAAAAGCATAGTGTAAAAATGGAAATACACCTTCTGTACCTTTCACAGCCCATAATTTTCACAGTAACTCCCAGTCTCCCTGACCATCAAAATTCAAGTGCAAAGAGCTTATTAAGTGATGTGCAATAttaccattattttaaaaaatatactacaAAATATTTACTGTTGTACTATGAAGTGTTATATAGTATTAAAACTACACTTgtcaaattaataaagaatattttGATGCATTATCCTTATGAGACCAGTAGCTCAAAATATGAACTGGCTGTGATACCTACACACATGTATCATCCTTGAATGCAGGGAGCCCAGGGGGATACAAATATGAGGGAAAAGTTCAAGGTTGATTAAGGTACCTTAACTTTGCATTTCTATGTTTTCTGGTGttcctttctgtttttgtttttaaagtataaCTTCAATTTTTATCgcttgtagatttttttttaaagtagtgttTTATTAAGGTTCAAattacatttttgggggggttTAGAATAAATATCTCAATATTTAAAACTGCCCAAAAGCATGTGAGGTACCTTGGAGAACAAACAGAAATACGGTGATACTGCCTTGAAGACTTTTTAATCTAAAATTTATACTGTATGTAAaataaccttttaaaatgttctgttaATCATTATCTGTATAACGAGAGATTATAGAAGTTCTCCGTTTCCTATGCAAAACTAGCTATGGAGGACTACTGCTTCAGTTTCTAATACTCCATTATTTACTACGTTATTATCTGTGTTGAAGAGGAGCTGATCCCTCATTCACCAAATTTGGCTACTTGATGCTCTTCGGAAATAGCAGGAGAACAGGAGTCAGAAAATCTCCTACTCCTCTGTTTTATGAACATTAAGTTGTTCTAGCAGCTACAACATTGTTAAGAGGAGGGGACAAAAGAAATCACAAGGGGAAAGAAGCAACAAAGGATGGAGGAGACAGGAGAACATaggagagaggtggggagggTTAAAAATCCCTGGACTGAGAATGTGGGAGGGAAAGAGCAAAGAAAAAATTGAAGCAAACTTTAAGGGTGAGAATCATTCTTTGTTTCTTTACTGTTTCAGGTGAGTCTCTTCATTAATTAGATCAACAGCCAAAAGAAGGTCAAACTATAATTTACCCCCTAACCAGTAGTTAAAATAGTTCAAGGTAAATTGGAGAGTTCACCAGTTTTGGTGGATACCATCACAGGTCTGGACATTGTGAAGTAATGTAGTGCTGCATCACCTTGTTGTGATGAGTCACTGCAAGGAAAAGAGAATAAGGATGACAGGAAAAATGTCCAAAAGCAGACCTTTGGTCAGCAAACCGAAAGTGTAAAAAGTATGTGTGCGCCTCTACCCAGCTACACATCTCTGCTTTTCCACGCTTCCATTCTGACCAGGATGGACAATCTGTTTTAATGTAAAAACAGATAAGAAGTGGGAGCTGGGGTACTTTCCCAGAAAATTTTGTAATATACGATGCAGTTCCATACAATTTAGAAAATCAAGACATTTAAAGAGAAAGTTTATGTTAAATCTGTATATTTATttctcctgcctcttcccattAGGGGCTGCAAGGCACTTTCTCCTAGTGCTGCTACCACTTCATGTTCCTTTGGTTTGTGAGTCCCCACTTCAAAGGaaggggggaggtttgggggagcAGTGCTCCCCCAAGAATAATTTCTCTTAGCTTTTAGTGGAGGAATGAGAGCTGTGTTCCTGCACAATAACTCCTGCCCCTAAAATTGTTGAGTtcttcataagaacataacataagaatggccatagtgggttagaccaaaggccagtctagctcagtatcctatcttctgacagtggccaatgccaggtgctgcagagggaatgaacagaacaggtaatcatcaaatgatccatcccctgtcgcccattctccgcttctggcaaacagagactagggacaccatccctgtccatcctggctaatagccattgatggaactatcctccatgaacttatctagttcttttttgaactctgttatagtcttggccttcacaacatcctctggcaaaaagttccacaggttgactgtgcattgtgtgaaaaaaatacttccttttgtttgttttaaacctgctgcccctcacagacaaaaatgaaattaaaaccctgcaaataaaaaaaagtttgtacttTTTGCATGATAAGCTAACTACCTGTTCAATGTTTTTAGAAAAACTTTTGTATGTTGGAAAGTTTCATCGCTCTTTTTCTGTGTGTCTCTTTTTACATATCTCTTCTAGCTCctcctcttttcttccttttttaaatataaaagtgcGGGGGGGAAAAGTCTCATTTTCTTGCCTGACCCTTTCTGCCCAATCTGATTTATCCATTGTTCCCAATGAGCAGCCTAAACATGTTGTATAATCTACAAAATAGCATACTTCATTCTAGTAATATATTTACAAGAGTTCCATGTCTGCAGAGGTGGCCATCTAATATTTAAGGGCCTGCCTTGTATTATTATGATGGCACAGGTAGGTAGGGAAGAGGAGAGTGTATGCAGGCCACATTCTTCGCAACATCAGGATAGGATCTCTACTTAACACATGAAGTGGCATAGAGACTACTGGCTAGATGATGGCAACCCGAAGACAGCTAGCATACATGCTTTTTGACAGAACGGCAATGTTTTCCCAGTAGCACATTTCCTTCCGTCTTTATCACAAGCTGCAGCTTTCAGTCCTAGAATTACACATTTTAAGACAGGATTTCACTGTCAGTATCTAATTCAATATTTCTTATTAAATACTGGTATAATCCTGAATTATTCATTAAAAATACTTTGGCTCtggaaccatagaatatcagggttggaaggaacatcaggagatcatctagtccaaccccctgcttaaagcaggaccaatccccaattaaatcatccaacagatttttccccatatccctaaatagccccctcaaggagtgaactcacaaccctgggtttagcaggccaatgttcaaaccactgagctatcctcctCCCGCCCCCGACATCAAACACTATGATATCAGAGTAGTTTGCCTTTGCTGAAATAAATACTATGCTTGGTGATATAAAAACTTCACTGTGAAcgattaaacattttgtttaaatactAAACAGAAAAAGTACTGTTTTTCCTCATGATCAGCAGTGATGTTGGTCTGTTGTCAGCAGATATTGGAAGATAAGGAAATAATACAGTGCCATCACTTTAAATATGTACTATACCTGCAGCATTCAGCTGTGCATTGTGGGAGCTACAAAATCAAACCACCCCAGCTCACTGAATAGCTAAGCTAGAAAAGGCAGCCCATGTTTTAAAgttataaaaatcaaaatgaacttCATTTTATATTGCCAAGCCATATTATAGGCAATTCTCAAATAAGCCTTCATAGGAAAATGATAGCTCAGAGGATTGTCAATGGGTAAGGCTGAATTTTTGTCATGGGAGTCTAAGACTCATTGATttccaggtttttaaaaaatggtaattTTGGAACTTGGGAATTTTGGCATGCAATAACAAATAGTTAAACCAGTTTCATTGAGAGCTCAGGTATGTGGGCCGTGGAGGGCAGGGTGTCTAACATATCTCTGctaggtttttgggttttttcccttgAAAAATTTCCAGTTGGTGCAACTTCACCATTGGTATCAATGGTGGGACCACTAGAATAGACAAAGCTTCAAGCACCCACAACCATTTGAAAGCATGTTTACACAATACAAGTTAAAATGCTGATGGACTGTTGTTGTTTTGTCTTTGCTAGCACTCCCACCATCGTAATAATTGATGAGATGCACTAGTATTTGCAACagttggaattttttaaaatcagaaaacaGGCTAGTTTAGATGAGGCCTTAGGTAATGGGAGCTCTAGcatctattttattttgtttgatttataattacattaaaaatgcacCCATTTGCTATTTTGTTTTGAGCTTCTGGTGTGCCATTTTGAGGAAGATGGGTGAGTATAACAGATTTTATGATCTCTatggttttggattttttaaagaCATCACAGAATTTACTTTGCTGGTTTTTGAAGTGTCTGCAGTGGCTGAAGCAGAAAAGTGGTGAAGAAATGACAGTAGCAGGTCTATTCTGTCTGCCTTCCTGCTTTGGTGCTTCTACAGAGCTGAACTGGAAGCACTGGATAGCAGATATAAATAGTTTTACACAATTCTATTACaaaagaagtattttaaaattaaaataatgcgTCTGTGACTTTTGGCCCTCTCCTTTACTATCAATTTGTAACTTTTACCCGTTATCCTCCATGACCAGGCCATCACTTTCTGTATAATTACCATGATAACCTATTAACCCCAATAAAGGGATGTAGCGCCTATGGACTCTGCATTGCTAGTGTAGTTTAGGTCAGTTCAGAGGTGACAGGAAATTGTTACCATCTGATAGTTTATGTGAAATAAGTTGGGTGGCCTCAGTCTCAGATGGCTCAGAGAAATGAGTGGACCGCGTGGTAAACAATACCAGCGACCCTTCAGacaaccaaaggcacattcagctgtcattctgctcCTGCTGAGTCTGTAGTTGAAAGCTctttggtgctgtcaaggtgaccagagtatggcttcatgagccgtgggagcaagggataggctgggtcgcCCAGGatcactataggcatttcaaaatTCCCAATGGTAATCTGCTGGGCGGGAAAGAAAGTTcatgcttgcagcttcctgaacagtccTGTATTTTTAAGGATGCAAGCGTCGTGCACCTTCCCagaccagcccacactgatgtcagtaaAGAGTTCCCTGTAATTCACCAGACCTTACACTCTGGGGCTAGGTGCTCTGGTGCCagaatagggatatgcatgccatctgtcACCCCACCACTGTTCAGGAACCtaattgctgcaaatccatccactatgttctgcacattgctgagagtcacagtcctgcatagcaggagttGATTAATGGCTCTGCAAATGTGCATGACAGTGGCCCCTGTAGTGgttttcccaactccaaattgattcctagCTGACCAGTAGCAATtgggcattgcaagtttccacagtgcaatcgccactaACTTCTCAGTGGTGCTCTCATTTTGGCGTCCCTGTACTGGAGGGCGGGGGCGAGTTCGGCACACAGACCCAGGAATGTGGCATTGctcgtcatcccaaacctgcattgcaatgtgatcccaccagtcagagCTTGTTTCTCAAGCCCAGAACCATTGCTTCATCATCTCCTGCTGCTCTATGCACACTACCcccaaccttgaattgtttctttcttgtctccaagaaatcatcatgttccccatAGCTTTTCTTGCGGCTCTCCAAATACTGCAAGATCATGCACCCTGTGTTTGTAATGCTCGTGACAATAGTGCAGTGCTGTGCAGGCGCCAttcttctgtcagagatggtgaaCAGCAAGGAGGGACACGCGcatttgtgggattttgaaaaggcATGAAAATCATGGGATGGAGAACACTTCTTTGTTGAAGTTGACCTGATattcccagtcacccctgcattACTTGTTCTGGCCTCATCAGGCATTGCAAAAActcccaaaagacagtgcactgagTGCTggcgagttgcacagtgggatatcTGCCCAGGGTGCACTGCACTCTGCATCGATACAAGCATTCCTGGTGAGTCTGTGCGCTGTCAACAAAAGGAGCCAAGCATGCACGCGCACAAGTGATGTACTAACTGCAGCGGCTGTATGCCGATGgaacttaggttgacataattttgtagtgtcaCCACCACCAGTTGGGAAGCATTGTCACTAAAGCTGTGAGTTTGTCATGGAgctcacggaagtcacggattctgtgactttccaggacctctgtgacttctgcagcagccagtgcagctggccccagggccacctgagcagGTCAGGCAGTCACTGGGGCAGCCGCACTACCTGCTGCTGGGATAGTCtctgaacagtttataaactAGGTCCTGTTAAATAGAAGGAAGTATTTAAATTGGTAACGTAAAAGAAACCATTCAAGGAACAGTTTTCAGATAGTCGAATGAATATTAAGAATCTTACATTTCAATTAaatccctctctttcttttctgaTGTGTAGCCCGAGAAGCTGTTAGCATTTTAATGTCCTGAGGATAATTATTAAATCTTAACATTATTACACAAACAATTAAAATCTAAACACTTGGTAGTAATTTTGCAAACTCCATCTCACCAATGATGTTGAAATCTTAGTGATGTCATCGTGTTGCAGAAGCAATGATGGATTGGAAGGTTGCTTCTTGATGCTgtgatgtggggggggaggatgggacagagggTCACATTGGGTgatgtccccctctcccctgattTCTGCCAGCGTTTATATGCCCTGCCCTGAACCTTGCTGCATACCaccagaacctttaaattgtgcccccccccccaccccacactatCAACAGTTACTGTCTCTGGTGGGAGGAttagctgttttgttgctgtttgcttgcttgcttgtagAGATAATGTAATTCTTCAACTTTCTGGTTATACTGCTTTTGTTTTAGTGGCAGGAAACTCTCAAGCCATCTTTAAGTTAAAGTTTTAACTCTTTTTCTTGATTcagtccattttctgaaacatccCTTCACTTCTAGTAGGATTTAATAGGAGTTGAAATTCAGTAAGGGTTCATTGTTCATGCTGATTTATTCACCCAAGGAAAATTAGAAGCAAGCTTTAAAAGACTTAACCCTGGGTAAAATCCTGCAAAAACAACCCTCTCACACATGATCAAACACAGGCAGTTTAGCAGCATGAAAATTCTGATTTGCAGATATCACTCTTCAGCAAAATGGCCACTACCAGAAGGACACACATcaaaagtgaaaaaacaaaaaagccaaatTATCCCCAGTATAACTTCACCGATGCAAGTGGTGTTACACTAATGATGAATTTAGCTTCCATAATGTACTTCATTTGTCTTTGTGGGCCTAATCCtgagaaatgctgagcatcttcatttgcatttgaagtcagtaggaggTGAAGGTGCATGGCATCTCTCAAGATCATCCCTATGTTTAGCCtacgtgtttaaaaaaaaaaaagtgaaaaaagtaATGCATAAGGCAAATTTGAtgttatttccctccccccacccattaTTGCCTAGCAATTACTTACTATAAGATAATGTACCTGaaaagatactggagcaaattattaaacaatcaatttataagcacctggaggataatgaggttataaggaatagtcagcatggttttgtcaagaacaaaacATGCCAAagcaacttaatttccttctttgataggattACTGACCTAGTGCACAGGGGGGAAGCGGTaaacgtgatataccttgattttagtaagacttttgaaaCAGTTCCTtctgacattctcataagcaaactaggtaaatgtggtctagatgaatttactataaggtgggtgtacaacTGTGTGAATCATACTTATTGAAAgatcatactcaaagagtagttatcaatggcttgtTGTCAAATTGGAAGGGCATATCTAGTGCAGTCCTGCAgcggtcagtcctgggtccagtactattcaacattttcattaat is a genomic window of Natator depressus isolate rNatDep1 chromosome 1, rNatDep2.hap1, whole genome shotgun sequence containing:
- the AQP11 gene encoding aquaporin-11 — protein: MVLAETWISLLLMVGTMMLVGGCRKLTQRHMYTRRPRTFLLEVFATFQICACTNELRLLANVQPKPHVALTLTYIFTVLHGLTLTGSTCNPCGTLQQILDGGISVKQGGLKIGAQFAGAVLARIYMHRIWSMGIINVHSEALSEGCCNPIQTTETQAFCIELLFSTVFQLTILQFESIKPMLRVHLIALLITMLVYGGGNLTGAIFNPALAFSLHASCFHDKFWDYSIVYWMAPSLGTVLVAIVWGEILPLIF